GTACTACGACGGTGAGTTCGGCGCGCTGGAGAGCGCGCTGCTCGACGCGGCCGCGCAGGTCGACAACGTCCATGTGTTGAACAACGCCGCGCTGATCGACAGCCAGGGACGCTGGCGCGTGCTCGGGACGACGTTGTGGACCGACTTCGCGCTGTACGGCGCGACGCCCGGTGCAATCGAGGAATCGATCGTCGCCGCGCGCCGGGTCATGCTCGACTATCGCGGACTGATCCAGATGAACTGGCCGCACGACCCACGCGACGCCGCGCGCGACTTCACGCCCGCCGATTCGCTCGCGCTGCACCAGCATGCACGCGCGTGGCTCGAAAGCGAGCTTGCCAGGCCGTTCGCCGGCCAAACGATCGTGGTGACGCACCATGCGCCGCATCGGCTGAGTCTGGCTGGGCGCTTTGCCGAGGACCGCGTGTCGGCGGGCTTCGTCAATCATCTGCCCGAGCTCGTGCGCGCGCCCGTCGCGCTGTGGATTCATGGCCACACGCATACGTCGTTCGACTATGTGGTGGACGGCACGCGCGTCGTATGCAATCCGCGCGGCTATTTCGACCGACGCACGCGCCAGTGGGAAAATCCGCGGTTTGCGTGGGACAAGGTTGTCGAGATCTAGCAGGCGCCTTGCATTAAATCACCCCACTGCCGCTTTTCACCGCTCGCGCCGCGGCGCATCCTGTGACTCGACCTCGACCGGCACGAGTTGCGGCTGCTGTTCGCGCATGCGCCGCAGCAGATCACGCGACGCGGCGACGCCGATCAGTCCAAACATGACGGCCAAGCCGATCATCAGGTGCGTATCCATGGATGTGTCGTCCTTAGTGGTTGCGAGGTGCCGACCGGCGGCGGATCCCAGCACGTCCGCCCGGAACGGCGGTGCATGAACGACACGTTAGCAAATCGACTGCGCGCGAGAAGTAAAGAAATGTTGCGACGCGGCGCCTGTGTAACAGGCTGTCACGCGATGCGCGGCTCGAACGTCAAGGCATGACGAGCAGACCGTTCAGGTTCGCGCGAACTGCCGCAACTCCTGCTGGTCCGCCGCCAATGTGGACGGCAACTCGTCGCGCAGGAATTCCACCCACGTGCGGATCTTCGCGTCGAGATACTGCCGCGACGGATACAGCGCATACAGATTCATCTGCTGCGACGTGTATTCGGGCATCACCCACATCAGTTCGCCGCTGCGCAAACGGCTGATCGCCGAGTAAATCGGAATCAGCGCCACGCCCATGCCCTGGGAGACGGCCACGACCATCGCCTCGGCCACGTTCACCTGAAACGTCGTCGCGCCGAGCGAGACGGTTTCCTCGCCGTTCGGGCCGTCGAAAGTCCATTTGTCCGGCGGATACACCGGCGACACCATCTGCAGGCAGGTGTGCTGCGCGAGGTCCGCGGGCTTTTGCGGCACGCCGTGCCGCTCGAGGTAAGCCGGCGACGCGCACGCAATGCTAAAGGCGCTGCCCAGGCGCTGCGACACGAGGCCCGAATCCGGCAAGCCGGTCGCGAGCGTCAGCGACACGTCGAAGCCTTCGTCGAGCAGATCGGGCATGCGCTGCGCGAGCGTCAGTTCGATATGCACGTCCGGGTAGCGCTGCTGGTAGCGGCCCACGGCCGGCACCACGTAGTGCTGGCCGAAGCTCGTCATCGCGTGAACCTTGAGCTTGCCGGAAGGGCGCGCGTGCGCGTCGCTCGCCTCGGCCTCCGCCTGATCCACATACGCAAGAATCTGCTCGCAGCGCTGCAGATAGCGCTCGCCGGCTTCGGTCAGCGCGATGCGGCGCGTCGTCCGGTTCAACAGCCGCGTGCGCAGATGCGCTTCCAGATCGGAAACCGCGCGCGACGCATAGGCCGTCGTTGTATTCAGGTGCTGCGCCGCGCCCGTGAAGCTGCCCGCTTCGACGACGCGGACGAAAACGCGCATGTTTTGAAGCGTGTCCATAGCTATCCCCAGAAATCGGCAGCGATTGTTACATGATCAGCAATGGCGATTATCTCACGTTGGGTAAAAATGCCTTGCATCCTTACCGGTTATTCCCCAATCGATCGAAAAATATAATTGCGCACAAGGTTCTATAGTCAAATTTGGAGGAAATCGTGCAGTCTCCGGTATCCAAAGGGATCGCCGCAGCCGCGGTTCTTACGATCCTATTAACAATCGCCGGATGTGCAAGTACCGGAGGTGTCGCGCCGCAAGCGCACACGATCGATCCTGCGTCGCTCGACGCCGGCAACGCGATCCGCGCTGCCAACGCCGACGCGCAGTGGCCCGCCGCCGACTGGTGGCGCGCCTACAACGACCCGCAGCTGGACCGGTGGATCGCGGACGCGCAGGCCGGCAATCCCAGTCTCGCGCTCGCCCAGGCGCGCGTGCGCGAAGCGGCGTCGATGGCCGGCGTCGCGCGCGCGGCGCTCGCGCCGCACGTCAACGGCAGCCTGTCGATTCAGCGCCAGCAGTGGGCCGACAACGTGTTCTACGGTCCGGGGCCGTTGGCGGGCGAACAGTCGTGGAACAACACCGGCACGCTCGGCCTCGCGTATCACCTCGATTTCTGGGGCAAGGACAAGAACGCCGCCGAGCGCGCGCTCGACCTCGCGCACGCCAGCGCCGCCGACGCGCGCGCCGCGCAACTCGAACTGCAGGCCAATGTCGTGCGCACCTATATCGAGATGTCGCTGAACTACGCGTTGCTCGACATCGCAAAGGCCACGTTGCAGCAGCAGCAACAGATCGTCGACCTCGCGAACCGGCGCCTGAAGGGTGGCATCGGCACGCAGCTCGAAGTGAGCCAGGCCGAAACGCCGATGCCCGAGTACGAGCGCCAGATCGACGCGATCGACGAGAAAATCGCGCTTGGCCGCAACCAGTTAGCCGCGCTCGCCGGCAAAGGTCCGGGCGCCGGCGACGCGATCCAGCGCCCGACGCTGTCGCTCGCCGCGCGCGCCGGTCTGCCGGCCGCGCTGCCCGCGGATCTGATCGGCCACCGCCCCGACGTGGTCGCGGCGCGCTGGACGGTCGCCGCCCAGGCGCGCGGCATCGACGTCGCGAAGGCCGGGTTCTATCCGGACATCAACCTGCTGGCGTCGATCGGCGGTTATGCGGCGATGGGGCCGCTGTTCCAGTTCCTGAAGAGTCCGTCGCATAGCTGGAGCGTGGGCCCCGCGCTGACGCTGCCGATCTTCGACGGCGGCCGGCTGCGCTCGCAGCTCGGCGCGGCGTCGGCGGGCTACGACGAGGCGGTCGAGCGCTACAACCAGTCGATCGTGGGTGCGCTCAAGGACATCTCCGACCAGGTGATCCGCATCCGCTCGCTGACCACCCAGGCCGACGACGCCGACCGCTCGGTCGCCGCCGCGCGCAGGAACTACGAGCTCTCGCGCGAAGGTTACCGGCGCGGTTTGAGCGACTATCTGAACGTGCTGGTCGCGCAAACCCAGTTGCTGCGCGCGCAGGAAGGCGTCGCGAAGGTGCGCGCCGAGCGCCTCGGCGCACATGCATCGTTGATGACGGCGCTCGGCGGCGGCCTCGACGATCCGGCCAACGGTCCGCGCGATAGCGAGACCGCCTCGCGCGCCCCGAATGCGCCCGCGTCCAGGCAATGAAGCCCATGTCCCGCTCGCCCTCTCCGTCGAACGCGCGCCTGGCGTCGTTCGCCGCGCTCTACGAGGCCGCCGCCCACTGGGCGCGGACCGACGGCCTCGTGTGGATCTATCTGTTCAAGGCGCTCGCCGCGTGCTTCCTCGCGCTCGGCATCGCGATGAAGCTCGACCTGCCGCAGCCGCGCACCGCGATGACCACCGTGTTTATCGTGATGCAGCCGCAAAGCGGCGCGGTGTTCGCGAAGAGCTTCTACCGGATCTGCGGCACGCTGGTCGGTCTCGTCGTGATGCTCGCGCTGATCGGCCTGTTCGCGCAGCAGCCGGAGCTGTTCATCATCTCGACCGCGATCTGGGTCGGCATCTGCACCGCAGGCGCCGCGCGCAACCGCAACTTCCGTTCGTACGGCTTCGTGCTGGCCGGCTACACGGCCGCGCTGATCGGCATCCCCGCGTCGCAGCATCCGGATGGCGCGTTCCTGAGCGCGCTCACGCGGGTCGCGGAAGTCGTGATCGGCATCATCTGCGCGGGCGCGATCAGCGGCCT
Above is a window of Paraburkholderia sprentiae WSM5005 DNA encoding:
- a CDS encoding metallophosphoesterase, whose translation is MKIRVLSDLHLENDEPELIPHAQADLVVLAGDIHNHAAGPRWAAQAFDDAVPVVYVPGNHEYYDGEFGALESALLDAAAQVDNVHVLNNAALIDSQGRWRVLGTTLWTDFALYGATPGAIEESIVAARRVMLDYRGLIQMNWPHDPRDAARDFTPADSLALHQHARAWLESELARPFAGQTIVVTHHAPHRLSLAGRFAEDRVSAGFVNHLPELVRAPVALWIHGHTHTSFDYVVDGTRVVCNPRGYFDRRTRQWENPRFAWDKVVEI
- a CDS encoding LysR family transcriptional regulator yields the protein MDTLQNMRVFVRVVEAGSFTGAAQHLNTTTAYASRAVSDLEAHLRTRLLNRTTRRIALTEAGERYLQRCEQILAYVDQAEAEASDAHARPSGKLKVHAMTSFGQHYVVPAVGRYQQRYPDVHIELTLAQRMPDLLDEGFDVSLTLATGLPDSGLVSQRLGSAFSIACASPAYLERHGVPQKPADLAQHTCLQMVSPVYPPDKWTFDGPNGEETVSLGATTFQVNVAEAMVVAVSQGMGVALIPIYSAISRLRSGELMWVMPEYTSQQMNLYALYPSRQYLDAKIRTWVEFLRDELPSTLAADQQELRQFART
- a CDS encoding efflux transporter outer membrane subunit; the protein is MQSPVSKGIAAAAVLTILLTIAGCASTGGVAPQAHTIDPASLDAGNAIRAANADAQWPAADWWRAYNDPQLDRWIADAQAGNPSLALAQARVREAASMAGVARAALAPHVNGSLSIQRQQWADNVFYGPGPLAGEQSWNNTGTLGLAYHLDFWGKDKNAAERALDLAHASAADARAAQLELQANVVRTYIEMSLNYALLDIAKATLQQQQQIVDLANRRLKGGIGTQLEVSQAETPMPEYERQIDAIDEKIALGRNQLAALAGKGPGAGDAIQRPTLSLAARAGLPAALPADLIGHRPDVVAARWTVAAQARGIDVAKAGFYPDINLLASIGGYAAMGPLFQFLKSPSHSWSVGPALTLPIFDGGRLRSQLGAASAGYDEAVERYNQSIVGALKDISDQVIRIRSLTTQADDADRSVAAARRNYELSREGYRRGLSDYLNVLVAQTQLLRAQEGVAKVRAERLGAHASLMTALGGGLDDPANGPRDSETASRAPNAPASRQ